A stretch of the Lactuca sativa cultivar Salinas chromosome 9, Lsat_Salinas_v11, whole genome shotgun sequence genome encodes the following:
- the LOC111921131 gene encoding lysM domain receptor-like kinase 3 — MLELNMRFRLVALFFLSSIHLCSLVQSICSRGCGLALGSYYISPGNELDPISQYMNTNINSILQYNRGTITNQDSVQSFIRINVPFSCECINGDFLGHMFSYTVRSQDTYGLIASERYANLTTVEWIQRFNSHPVNRIPDVNTTINVTVNCSCGDSSISKDYGLFVTYTLRSGETLDSVSSVAKLSSNLMRSYNPDANFDVVNSLIYIPGRDENGNYPPLTTSSGD; from the exons ATGCTGGAGCTCAACATGAGGTTCCGACTAGTAGCGCTTTTCTTCTTGAGTTCAATTCATTTATGTTCGTTAGTTCAATCCATATGCAGCAGAGGTTGTGGTTTAGCGCTTGGTTCGTACTACATCTCACCTGGAAATGAACTCGATCCAATTTCTCAATACATGAACACCAATATCAACAGTATTCTGCAATATAATCGTGGTACTATTACTAATCAGGATAGTGTCCAATCGTTTATAAGGATTAACGTGCCGTTTTCTTGCGAGTGTATCAACGGGGACTTCTTAGGTCATATGTTCAGCTACACTGTTAGGTCTCAGGATACGTATGGACTGATTGCGAGTGAAAGGTACGCGAATTTGACCACTGTGGAATGGATTCAGAGGTTTAATTCTCATCCTGTAAATCGTATCCCCGATGTTAACACCACCATTAACGTGACGGTGAATTGTTCGTGTGGAGATAGTTCGATTTCGAAGGATTACGGTTTGTTCGTGACGTATACTCTTCGGTCAGGGGAGACTTTGGATTCGGTTTCTTCCGTTGCGAAGCTTAGTTCCAACTTAATGCGGAGCTATAATCCCGATGCAAATTTTGATGTTGTAAATTCGTTAATATACATTCCGGGCCGAG ATGAAAATGGAAATTATCCACCCTTAACAACCAG